From Weissella diestrammenae, a single genomic window includes:
- a CDS encoding xanthine phosphoribosyltransferase, with the protein MKLLEEKIRQDGRVIGTEVLKVDNFLNHQIDPKLMQAMGNEFAQLFKGQQIDKVLTVESSGIAPAVFTALALDVPMVFARKKKSLTLSDENYTADVFSFTKQETNHIIVDKRFLTAGERILLIDDFLANGQAVEGMLEIARAASVDVVGVGIVIEKTFQKGRAILDEKGIHVESLARIAAFEDGQVIFAD; encoded by the coding sequence ATGAAGTTGCTTGAAGAAAAAATCAGACAAGATGGGCGTGTCATTGGCACAGAAGTCCTAAAAGTTGATAATTTCTTGAATCACCAAATTGATCCTAAGTTAATGCAAGCAATGGGAAATGAATTTGCACAACTATTCAAGGGTCAACAAATTGATAAGGTATTAACAGTTGAATCATCTGGAATTGCACCAGCGGTGTTTACTGCCCTTGCATTGGACGTACCAATGGTCTTCGCACGTAAAAAAAAGTCATTGACGCTATCAGATGAAAATTATACTGCTGATGTCTTTTCATTTACTAAGCAAGAGACAAATCATATTATTGTTGATAAACGTTTTTTAACAGCTGGAGAACGCATTTTATTAATTGATGATTTTTTGGCTAATGGTCAAGCAGTCGAAGGCATGCTTGAAATTGCGCGTGCAGCATCAGTTGATGTGGTTGGTGTTGGTATTGTGATTGAAAAGACTTTCCAAAAAGGTCGGGCTATTTTGGATGAAAAGGGCATTCATGTTGAATCATTGGCACGCATCGCAGCTTTTGAAGATGGACAAGTTATTTTTGCTGATTAA
- a CDS encoding nucleobase:cation symporter-2 family protein encodes MDQVTTKPSAFQSMILGLQHVLAMYSGGILVPLLIGAALQFTPQQMTYLISADIFMTGIGTLLQLKTTRLTGIAMPVVLGSAIQSVSPLINIGGTLGIGAMYGATIAAGIFVFIIAGLFSKLRHYFPPVVTGSLITVIGLSLIPVAVTKIGGGDVTAKSFGNGTALSIALVTIVVTILMTILAKGFWKSIAILIGIAIGTLYAGMIGQVSLASVAEASWFHLPLPFFMGAPTFHLSAMVTMMIIALTSMIESTGVYFALADLTGTKLTEKSIAKGYRAEGLAVILSGVFNTFPYSTFSQNVGVVRLSGVRSKQPIYYAALILLLIGLLPKFGALATIIPDPVLGGAMLILFGTIGVQGTTIMRQVDFGAERNLMIAALSIGAGIGITVYPQLFQHMPTMLKIVIQNAVVVTAVLAVILNIVLPGRDKMLENIA; translated from the coding sequence ATGGATCAGGTCACAACCAAGCCAAGTGCGTTTCAATCAATGATTTTAGGATTACAGCACGTTCTTGCTATGTATTCGGGTGGTATATTAGTTCCCTTGTTGATTGGCGCAGCATTGCAATTTACCCCACAACAAATGACATATCTTATTTCAGCAGACATATTTATGACTGGAATTGGGACGTTGTTACAGTTAAAGACGACGCGATTGACAGGAATTGCGATGCCAGTGGTTTTGGGGTCGGCGATTCAGTCGGTTTCGCCATTGATAAATATTGGTGGGACCCTAGGCATTGGGGCGATGTATGGTGCAACGATTGCAGCTGGTATCTTTGTATTCATAATCGCGGGGCTGTTTTCAAAATTGCGCCACTATTTTCCACCGGTTGTAACGGGTTCATTGATTACAGTGATTGGTTTATCGTTGATTCCGGTTGCGGTAACTAAAATTGGTGGCGGTGATGTGACAGCTAAGAGCTTTGGTAATGGGACTGCGTTATCAATTGCCTTGGTCACAATTGTAGTGACAATTTTAATGACAATTTTAGCAAAAGGCTTTTGGAAATCAATTGCGATTCTAATCGGAATTGCCATTGGCACTTTGTATGCCGGAATGATTGGACAAGTGTCATTGGCATCAGTTGCCGAAGCATCATGGTTTCATTTGCCGTTACCATTTTTCATGGGTGCACCGACGTTCCATCTTTCAGCTATGGTGACGATGATGATTATTGCGTTAACGTCAATGATTGAATCAACAGGTGTCTATTTCGCCCTTGCTGATTTAACTGGTACGAAGTTGACCGAAAAAAGCATTGCTAAAGGTTATCGAGCTGAAGGTTTAGCTGTCATTTTGTCAGGCGTTTTCAATACCTTCCCATATTCGACCTTTTCACAGAATGTCGGGGTTGTTCGGCTTTCGGGTGTTCGTTCAAAACAGCCAATTTACTATGCGGCATTGATTTTGTTGTTGATTGGCCTTTTACCAAAGTTTGGTGCACTCGCAACGATTATTCCTGACCCGGTACTTGGTGGGGCAATGTTGATTTTATTTGGTACGATTGGTGTTCAGGGTACGACAATTATGCGTCAAGTTGATTTTGGTGCTGAACGTAATCTGATGATTGCAGCGCTTTCAATCGGAGCTGGAATCGGCATTACGGTCTATCCACAACTCTTCCAACATATGCCAACAATGTTAAAGATTGTGATTCAAAATGCGGTGGTTGTCACTGCTGTGCTTGCAGTTATATTAAATATTGTGTTACCAGGTAGAGATAAAATGTTGGAGAATATCGCTTAA
- a CDS encoding class C sortase: MANKKNQKKSNVSTWIIFGIGLLIFSYPIFAQAYQAMHQTGVVENINYDYTQNRQATLDAMQEKVTKRNDEIKARAEKKEDEKVTQAMQALGSKKAFESGKTITNLEGQKGKGIGVLSIPEIGGLRLPIFDGVSENVLRNGVGLLEGTSIPAKNQKGLHAVLTSHAGLPESRLFTNLGSLSKGDKFYIEIMGKIITYQVDRITVVKPEKLEGYFKIDPEKNYATLVTCTPLGINSHRLLVRGHEIPGETVPKNGVKSEFVIAVGFVIVAGGLITFLIKRQQKRRAVEKLKTII; the protein is encoded by the coding sequence ATGGCAAATAAAAAGAATCAGAAAAAGTCAAATGTATCGACTTGGATTATTTTCGGAATTGGATTGCTCATTTTTAGTTATCCGATTTTTGCTCAGGCTTACCAAGCGATGCATCAAACTGGCGTGGTTGAAAATATTAATTATGATTATACACAAAATCGTCAAGCAACATTGGATGCGATGCAAGAAAAAGTAACTAAGCGCAATGATGAGATTAAGGCCCGTGCCGAAAAGAAGGAAGATGAAAAAGTTACCCAGGCGATGCAGGCACTGGGTAGCAAAAAGGCTTTTGAAAGTGGTAAAACGATTACTAATCTTGAAGGGCAAAAGGGTAAGGGAATTGGTGTATTGTCGATACCTGAGATTGGCGGCTTACGACTCCCAATTTTTGATGGTGTGAGTGAGAATGTTTTGCGAAATGGTGTGGGACTATTAGAGGGCACGTCAATCCCAGCTAAGAATCAAAAAGGCTTACATGCTGTTTTGACTTCCCATGCGGGCTTGCCAGAGTCACGGTTATTTACAAACTTAGGTAGTCTGAGTAAAGGTGATAAATTCTATATTGAAATTATGGGTAAAATAATTACGTATCAAGTGGATCGAATTACAGTGGTTAAACCTGAAAAGCTAGAAGGTTATTTTAAAATTGATCCCGAAAAAAACTATGCAACCTTGGTGACTTGTACACCATTGGGTATTAATTCACATCGGTTATTAGTCCGTGGGCATGAAATACCCGGTGAAACAGTGCCGAAAAATGGTGTGAAATCAGAATTTGTAATTGCGGTTGGATTTGTAATCGTGGCTGGTGGGCTCATCACATTCTTAATTAAGCGGCAACAAAAACGGCGAGCAGTTGAAAAGTTGAAAACAATCATTTAG